In Electrophorus electricus isolate fEleEle1 chromosome 1, fEleEle1.pri, whole genome shotgun sequence, a single window of DNA contains:
- the ccdc151 gene encoding coiled-coil domain-containing protein 151 isoform X4 codes for MPGTFSSGSIKPPIHNQIVELQRKIQLLEGDRSAYYESSQTTIKKNKSTILQLRLENKLLHKKLAEALAGDEQVIREAFQNHGSEKAALRNMSAKAAVQVLDQKVCDKMKKLNAQKYITQTYRRQLDELHVQFERARKERRGPPSTEDTTNLRVLENRLEKAQLKCKEAEHIMRSYLKLKQHLQEESLSFQSQLDQLEGEILRQKQDLRELQVMNNDAHLAKDAAKAELQRQEELVYGERRKREVILSQYKKQVEERRAQAERGERRAQRAAVHLDELSSEAQHSVTGGGEEDRAMSSFEEAFHRIREATGVTGTQEVVDRFISQQDTQKHLHEMKLQNETILQQLKEERDSLHTQFQELKYSGESKLTSGRQMLEDCKQHLQREQQRRDGAKETLDRLTHLLNTVNAGVEHLTDKLQHIPLPKDGTVEQAVVDPAERILDLLRQAEWKLQQVQEELQDQDLPTLLKDMEDEEFQASIEGKLPQYNTRITLPETQRLDPYDEDEDSGDDEGDIITRASLKRQSQLIIDSKTKRKTRMKKRKGKL; via the exons ATGCCTGGCACTTTTAGCTCAGGTAGTATAAAACCTCCAATTCATAATCAAATTGTCGAGCTGCAGCGAAAAATTCAACTACTTG agggagacagaagtgCGTACTATGAGAGCTCTCAAACTACAATCAAGAAGAACAAAAGCACAATCCTACAACTAAGGCTGGAAAACAAGCTTCTGCACAAGAAACTGGCAGAGGCGCTGGCT GGAGATGAGCAGGTGATCAGGGAGGCGTTTCAAAACCACGGCTCAGAGAAGGCAGCACTCCGGAACATGTCTGCGAAG GCAGCAGTGCAGGTGTTGGATCAAAAGGTGTGTGATAAGATGAAGAAGTTGAATGCACAGAAATACATCACGCAAACATACCGTCGGCAGCTAGATGAACTGCATGTCCAGTttgagagagcaagaaaagagaGGCGGGGGCCTCCATCTACAGAAGACACAACG aACCTACGTGTATTGGAGAACCGATTGGAGAAAGCACAACTAAAATGTAAAGAGGCTGAACACATCATGCGGAGCTACCTGAAACTAAAGCAGCACCTGCAG GAGGAGAGCCTGTCCTTCCAGTCCCAACTGGACCAGTTGGAGGGGGAGATCCTCCGTCAGAAACAGGATCTCCGAGAGCTGCAGGTCATGAACAACGATGCCCACCTGGCCAAGGACGCAGCAAAG gCAGAGCTACAGCGGCAGGAGGAGCTGGTGTATGGCGAACGGAGGAAAAGGGAGGTCATTCTAAGTCAGTATAAGAAGCAGGTGGAGGAGCGGCGAGCACAGGCTGAGAGAGGAGAGCGCCGT GCCCAGCGGGCTGCAGTGCACCTGGATGAGCTGAGCAGTGAGGCCCAGCACAGCGTTacgggaggaggggaggaggacaGAGCCATGTCCAGCTTTGAGGAGGCTTTCCACCGCATCAGAGAGGCTACCGGAGTCACCGGTACACAG gaggTAGTGGATAGGTTCATATCTCAGCAGGACACTCAAAAGCATTTGCATGAGATGAAGCTTCAGAATGAGACTATACTGCAACagctgaaggaggagagagattcCCTGCACACACAGTTCCAGGAGCTGAAATACTCAGGAGAGAGCAAACTAACCAG tggCCGGCAAATGTTGGAGGATTGTAAGCAACATCTGCAAAGGGAGCAGCAGAGACGAGATGGAGCTAAAGAGACGCTGGACAGACTCACACACCTACTGAACACAGTCAATGCTGGAGTGGAGCATCTCACAGACAAGTTACAGCACATCCCACTG CCGAAGGATGGCACTGTGGAGCAGGCGGTGGTGGACCCGGCAGAGAGGATTCTAGACCTGCTGCGGCAGGCTGAGTGGAAACTGCAGCAGGtgcaggaggagctgcaggaCCAAGACCTGCCAACTCTCCTCAAGGAcatggaggatgaggag tTCCAGGCCAGCATTGAGGGGAAGCTTCCACAGTATAACACCCGCATCACACTGCCTGAAACCCAGAGACTCGACCCCTATGACG AAGATGAAGACAGTGGAGATGATGAGGGTGACATTATCACACGAGCCTCCCTTAAACGTCAATCACAGCTAATTATCGACTCTAAGACCAAGAGGAAGACTCGCATGAAGAAAAGGAAGGGGAAGCTGTGA
- the ccdc151 gene encoding coiled-coil domain-containing protein 151 isoform X1, with protein MPGTFSSGSIKPPIHNQIVELQRKIQLLEGDRSAYYESSQTTIKKNKSTILQLRLENKLLHKKLAEALAGDEQVIREAFQNHGSEKAALRNMSAKAAVQVLDQKVCDKMKKLNAQKYITQTYRRQLDELHVQFERARKERRGPPSTEDTTKEGDSADVLPQKQNLRVLENRLEKAQLKCKEAEHIMRSYLKLKQHLQEESLSFQSQLDQLEGEILRQKQDLRELQVMNNDAHLAKDAAKAELQRQEELVYGERRKREVILSQYKKQVEERRAQAERGERRAQRAAVHLDELSSEAQHSVTGGGEEDRAMSSFEEAFHRIREATGVTGTQEVVDRFISQQDTQKHLHEMKLQNETILQQLKEERDSLHTQFQELKYSGESKLTSGRQMLEDCKQHLQREQQRRDGAKETLDRLTHLLNTVNAGVEHLTDKLQHIPLPKDGTVEQAVVDPAERILDLLRQAEWKLQQVQEELQDQDLPTLLKDMEDEEFQASIEGKLPQYNTRITLPETQRLDPYDEDEDSGDDEGDIITRASLKRQSQLIIDSKTKRKTRMKKRKGKL; from the exons ATGCCTGGCACTTTTAGCTCAGGTAGTATAAAACCTCCAATTCATAATCAAATTGTCGAGCTGCAGCGAAAAATTCAACTACTTG agggagacagaagtgCGTACTATGAGAGCTCTCAAACTACAATCAAGAAGAACAAAAGCACAATCCTACAACTAAGGCTGGAAAACAAGCTTCTGCACAAGAAACTGGCAGAGGCGCTGGCT GGAGATGAGCAGGTGATCAGGGAGGCGTTTCAAAACCACGGCTCAGAGAAGGCAGCACTCCGGAACATGTCTGCGAAG GCAGCAGTGCAGGTGTTGGATCAAAAGGTGTGTGATAAGATGAAGAAGTTGAATGCACAGAAATACATCACGCAAACATACCGTCGGCAGCTAGATGAACTGCATGTCCAGTttgagagagcaagaaaagagaGGCGGGGGCCTCCATCTACAGAAGACACAACG AAAGAAGGGGACTCCGCTGATGTGCTTCCCCAAAAG cagaACCTACGTGTATTGGAGAACCGATTGGAGAAAGCACAACTAAAATGTAAAGAGGCTGAACACATCATGCGGAGCTACCTGAAACTAAAGCAGCACCTGCAG GAGGAGAGCCTGTCCTTCCAGTCCCAACTGGACCAGTTGGAGGGGGAGATCCTCCGTCAGAAACAGGATCTCCGAGAGCTGCAGGTCATGAACAACGATGCCCACCTGGCCAAGGACGCAGCAAAG gCAGAGCTACAGCGGCAGGAGGAGCTGGTGTATGGCGAACGGAGGAAAAGGGAGGTCATTCTAAGTCAGTATAAGAAGCAGGTGGAGGAGCGGCGAGCACAGGCTGAGAGAGGAGAGCGCCGT GCCCAGCGGGCTGCAGTGCACCTGGATGAGCTGAGCAGTGAGGCCCAGCACAGCGTTacgggaggaggggaggaggacaGAGCCATGTCCAGCTTTGAGGAGGCTTTCCACCGCATCAGAGAGGCTACCGGAGTCACCGGTACACAG gaggTAGTGGATAGGTTCATATCTCAGCAGGACACTCAAAAGCATTTGCATGAGATGAAGCTTCAGAATGAGACTATACTGCAACagctgaaggaggagagagattcCCTGCACACACAGTTCCAGGAGCTGAAATACTCAGGAGAGAGCAAACTAACCAG tggCCGGCAAATGTTGGAGGATTGTAAGCAACATCTGCAAAGGGAGCAGCAGAGACGAGATGGAGCTAAAGAGACGCTGGACAGACTCACACACCTACTGAACACAGTCAATGCTGGAGTGGAGCATCTCACAGACAAGTTACAGCACATCCCACTG CCGAAGGATGGCACTGTGGAGCAGGCGGTGGTGGACCCGGCAGAGAGGATTCTAGACCTGCTGCGGCAGGCTGAGTGGAAACTGCAGCAGGtgcaggaggagctgcaggaCCAAGACCTGCCAACTCTCCTCAAGGAcatggaggatgaggag tTCCAGGCCAGCATTGAGGGGAAGCTTCCACAGTATAACACCCGCATCACACTGCCTGAAACCCAGAGACTCGACCCCTATGACG AAGATGAAGACAGTGGAGATGATGAGGGTGACATTATCACACGAGCCTCCCTTAAACGTCAATCACAGCTAATTATCGACTCTAAGACCAAGAGGAAGACTCGCATGAAGAAAAGGAAGGGGAAGCTGTGA
- the ccdc151 gene encoding coiled-coil domain-containing protein 151 isoform X3 has product MPGTFSSGSIKPPIHNQIVELQRKIQLLEGDRSAYYESSQTTIKKNKSTILQLRLENKLLHKKLAEALAGDEQVIREAFQNHGSEKAALRNMSAKAAVQVLDQKVCDKMKKLNAQKYITQTYRRQLDELHVQFERARKERRGPPSTEDTTQNLRVLENRLEKAQLKCKEAEHIMRSYLKLKQHLQEESLSFQSQLDQLEGEILRQKQDLRELQVMNNDAHLAKDAAKAELQRQEELVYGERRKREVILSQYKKQVEERRAQAERGERRAQRAAVHLDELSSEAQHSVTGGGEEDRAMSSFEEAFHRIREATGVTGTQEVVDRFISQQDTQKHLHEMKLQNETILQQLKEERDSLHTQFQELKYSGESKLTSGRQMLEDCKQHLQREQQRRDGAKETLDRLTHLLNTVNAGVEHLTDKLQHIPLPKDGTVEQAVVDPAERILDLLRQAEWKLQQVQEELQDQDLPTLLKDMEDEEFQASIEGKLPQYNTRITLPETQRLDPYDEDEDSGDDEGDIITRASLKRQSQLIIDSKTKRKTRMKKRKGKL; this is encoded by the exons ATGCCTGGCACTTTTAGCTCAGGTAGTATAAAACCTCCAATTCATAATCAAATTGTCGAGCTGCAGCGAAAAATTCAACTACTTG agggagacagaagtgCGTACTATGAGAGCTCTCAAACTACAATCAAGAAGAACAAAAGCACAATCCTACAACTAAGGCTGGAAAACAAGCTTCTGCACAAGAAACTGGCAGAGGCGCTGGCT GGAGATGAGCAGGTGATCAGGGAGGCGTTTCAAAACCACGGCTCAGAGAAGGCAGCACTCCGGAACATGTCTGCGAAG GCAGCAGTGCAGGTGTTGGATCAAAAGGTGTGTGATAAGATGAAGAAGTTGAATGCACAGAAATACATCACGCAAACATACCGTCGGCAGCTAGATGAACTGCATGTCCAGTttgagagagcaagaaaagagaGGCGGGGGCCTCCATCTACAGAAGACACAACG cagaACCTACGTGTATTGGAGAACCGATTGGAGAAAGCACAACTAAAATGTAAAGAGGCTGAACACATCATGCGGAGCTACCTGAAACTAAAGCAGCACCTGCAG GAGGAGAGCCTGTCCTTCCAGTCCCAACTGGACCAGTTGGAGGGGGAGATCCTCCGTCAGAAACAGGATCTCCGAGAGCTGCAGGTCATGAACAACGATGCCCACCTGGCCAAGGACGCAGCAAAG gCAGAGCTACAGCGGCAGGAGGAGCTGGTGTATGGCGAACGGAGGAAAAGGGAGGTCATTCTAAGTCAGTATAAGAAGCAGGTGGAGGAGCGGCGAGCACAGGCTGAGAGAGGAGAGCGCCGT GCCCAGCGGGCTGCAGTGCACCTGGATGAGCTGAGCAGTGAGGCCCAGCACAGCGTTacgggaggaggggaggaggacaGAGCCATGTCCAGCTTTGAGGAGGCTTTCCACCGCATCAGAGAGGCTACCGGAGTCACCGGTACACAG gaggTAGTGGATAGGTTCATATCTCAGCAGGACACTCAAAAGCATTTGCATGAGATGAAGCTTCAGAATGAGACTATACTGCAACagctgaaggaggagagagattcCCTGCACACACAGTTCCAGGAGCTGAAATACTCAGGAGAGAGCAAACTAACCAG tggCCGGCAAATGTTGGAGGATTGTAAGCAACATCTGCAAAGGGAGCAGCAGAGACGAGATGGAGCTAAAGAGACGCTGGACAGACTCACACACCTACTGAACACAGTCAATGCTGGAGTGGAGCATCTCACAGACAAGTTACAGCACATCCCACTG CCGAAGGATGGCACTGTGGAGCAGGCGGTGGTGGACCCGGCAGAGAGGATTCTAGACCTGCTGCGGCAGGCTGAGTGGAAACTGCAGCAGGtgcaggaggagctgcaggaCCAAGACCTGCCAACTCTCCTCAAGGAcatggaggatgaggag tTCCAGGCCAGCATTGAGGGGAAGCTTCCACAGTATAACACCCGCATCACACTGCCTGAAACCCAGAGACTCGACCCCTATGACG AAGATGAAGACAGTGGAGATGATGAGGGTGACATTATCACACGAGCCTCCCTTAAACGTCAATCACAGCTAATTATCGACTCTAAGACCAAGAGGAAGACTCGCATGAAGAAAAGGAAGGGGAAGCTGTGA
- the ccdc151 gene encoding coiled-coil domain-containing protein 151 isoform X2, with product MPGTFSSGSIKPPIHNQIVELQRKIQLLEGDRSAYYESSQTTIKKNKSTILQLRLENKLLHKKLAEALAGDEQVIREAFQNHGSEKAALRNMSAKAAVQVLDQKVCDKMKKLNAQKYITQTYRRQLDELHVQFERARKERRGPPSTEDTTKEGDSADVLPQKNLRVLENRLEKAQLKCKEAEHIMRSYLKLKQHLQEESLSFQSQLDQLEGEILRQKQDLRELQVMNNDAHLAKDAAKAELQRQEELVYGERRKREVILSQYKKQVEERRAQAERGERRAQRAAVHLDELSSEAQHSVTGGGEEDRAMSSFEEAFHRIREATGVTGTQEVVDRFISQQDTQKHLHEMKLQNETILQQLKEERDSLHTQFQELKYSGESKLTSGRQMLEDCKQHLQREQQRRDGAKETLDRLTHLLNTVNAGVEHLTDKLQHIPLPKDGTVEQAVVDPAERILDLLRQAEWKLQQVQEELQDQDLPTLLKDMEDEEFQASIEGKLPQYNTRITLPETQRLDPYDEDEDSGDDEGDIITRASLKRQSQLIIDSKTKRKTRMKKRKGKL from the exons ATGCCTGGCACTTTTAGCTCAGGTAGTATAAAACCTCCAATTCATAATCAAATTGTCGAGCTGCAGCGAAAAATTCAACTACTTG agggagacagaagtgCGTACTATGAGAGCTCTCAAACTACAATCAAGAAGAACAAAAGCACAATCCTACAACTAAGGCTGGAAAACAAGCTTCTGCACAAGAAACTGGCAGAGGCGCTGGCT GGAGATGAGCAGGTGATCAGGGAGGCGTTTCAAAACCACGGCTCAGAGAAGGCAGCACTCCGGAACATGTCTGCGAAG GCAGCAGTGCAGGTGTTGGATCAAAAGGTGTGTGATAAGATGAAGAAGTTGAATGCACAGAAATACATCACGCAAACATACCGTCGGCAGCTAGATGAACTGCATGTCCAGTttgagagagcaagaaaagagaGGCGGGGGCCTCCATCTACAGAAGACACAACG AAAGAAGGGGACTCCGCTGATGTGCTTCCCCAAAAG aACCTACGTGTATTGGAGAACCGATTGGAGAAAGCACAACTAAAATGTAAAGAGGCTGAACACATCATGCGGAGCTACCTGAAACTAAAGCAGCACCTGCAG GAGGAGAGCCTGTCCTTCCAGTCCCAACTGGACCAGTTGGAGGGGGAGATCCTCCGTCAGAAACAGGATCTCCGAGAGCTGCAGGTCATGAACAACGATGCCCACCTGGCCAAGGACGCAGCAAAG gCAGAGCTACAGCGGCAGGAGGAGCTGGTGTATGGCGAACGGAGGAAAAGGGAGGTCATTCTAAGTCAGTATAAGAAGCAGGTGGAGGAGCGGCGAGCACAGGCTGAGAGAGGAGAGCGCCGT GCCCAGCGGGCTGCAGTGCACCTGGATGAGCTGAGCAGTGAGGCCCAGCACAGCGTTacgggaggaggggaggaggacaGAGCCATGTCCAGCTTTGAGGAGGCTTTCCACCGCATCAGAGAGGCTACCGGAGTCACCGGTACACAG gaggTAGTGGATAGGTTCATATCTCAGCAGGACACTCAAAAGCATTTGCATGAGATGAAGCTTCAGAATGAGACTATACTGCAACagctgaaggaggagagagattcCCTGCACACACAGTTCCAGGAGCTGAAATACTCAGGAGAGAGCAAACTAACCAG tggCCGGCAAATGTTGGAGGATTGTAAGCAACATCTGCAAAGGGAGCAGCAGAGACGAGATGGAGCTAAAGAGACGCTGGACAGACTCACACACCTACTGAACACAGTCAATGCTGGAGTGGAGCATCTCACAGACAAGTTACAGCACATCCCACTG CCGAAGGATGGCACTGTGGAGCAGGCGGTGGTGGACCCGGCAGAGAGGATTCTAGACCTGCTGCGGCAGGCTGAGTGGAAACTGCAGCAGGtgcaggaggagctgcaggaCCAAGACCTGCCAACTCTCCTCAAGGAcatggaggatgaggag tTCCAGGCCAGCATTGAGGGGAAGCTTCCACAGTATAACACCCGCATCACACTGCCTGAAACCCAGAGACTCGACCCCTATGACG AAGATGAAGACAGTGGAGATGATGAGGGTGACATTATCACACGAGCCTCCCTTAAACGTCAATCACAGCTAATTATCGACTCTAAGACCAAGAGGAAGACTCGCATGAAGAAAAGGAAGGGGAAGCTGTGA